CTTATTTTCATTGCCATCGTTGTCTTTTACGCTCTCAAAATTGTTCCATGCTTCAATAAAATCGGAATAGTCCATGGCCGGAATCATATCCTGGCTGGACAATAGTGGGGTAATGGTATGGCCTTCCTTAAAGGAAGGTTCCCAATAGACCACCTGCTCGGCGGCATATTTCATTTTACTGCTCAACTCCTTGGAAAGCTCAAGGATGTCATTGCCATAATGCCCAGGGGAGTAGGTGAACACAGCACTGCCATCTGGGCTTTCCCAATTGAACATTCCCTTGGCATGCCTGCTGATGACCATGTATTCCACCCCGGCTTTTTTCATGATCTGGGGAAATTGCAACGTCTTGCCAGGTACGTCCACATTCCAGTAGACTTTGGAATCGTAGCCCCCAAAGGTCTTTTTTACCCATTTTTTGCCCAGATAAAATTGACGTACCAGGCCTTCTCCATCGTACATGTCTTCATACGGGCAGTTATAGGATGCTCCTACGGAAACCAGTTTTTTGTCCAATAGGGTCGTTATTTTTTCTTGTGCATCGGGATGCCTGTTCAGGTATTCCCGTAACATAAGGCCGTCCTCAATGTCAAAACCGTAGTCGGATCGGGTAAAGGCATCGTTGATGACTGGGGTCAATACCAAAGTATCCCTAAGGATAATACAGACTTCCGGACGATCTACCCAGGCAATGTCCTGATGGCTCGAATTCATCACTGATACCTTGCCCCCCTCGTTTCGTCGGTCAAAAAAGTCGTCATAGGCATTGAACAGGGAAGGTTTGTACAATTTGGTGATGCTGGCCTGCCAACCGTTTTGGACTTGCGCGTTGTAGGCGTAAAAATAGGCCCCCAGAATATCCGATGTATTTGGAGCAGTACCATTTTCCAGGGGAATGGCAATATCATCTTCTCCATAAATAATCCTGAACTCCTTTTTTGGGGCTTTTAGGGTTATTGAGGCCTTTGCCAACGCTCCCTGGTCTTTAAAAACCCCCTTTTTACTTTTCTTGCCATCACTTACTATTTGAACGGTCCTGCCTGCAAAATGGGTGGGAGCGTCAATGTACATAACTCCATCTTTAGCCTTTATGCTAAAGGAAGCCTCTTCCTCAGCGGACATTTTTAGGTTTTCGAGCAGGTTGTTGGCCTTGGCCAACATAAACCAGGAATTGCTCCCCTTTTTGTGCCCTTGTACCTTTATTCTTAGCTGCTTCCCTTTTCCGGTCATTGCTGTGGGCAATGTCAATCGAAATAGGCCCACTCCATCTTTGTTCAAATCTCTTTTGACCAAGATATATTCCGCCATAGTACCGCTTTCCTTGTTCAGGATTTTGAGGGTACCGTCTTCGTTTGCTATAAAGGTCAATGCCAATTGCTTATTGACAAAAACATCGTAAGGCTGTCTAAGGTTTAAATCAATGTTGGAATAAAAGGCAAAGGTCACCATTGGTCCGGCATGGGTTTCCGGTACGGTATTGGTCAGGAACTCAAAGTACATGAGCCCGGTACTTGCCCGTGAAATCATATGTTGGTTCACTTCGTCCCGAATGGAGGGGTATTGGTAATCACCCCCACCAATCTTACTGTGGAATCCTTCGATATCATTCTTGCACATTTGATAGAGCTTGTATGCCGTATTGATCTCGTGAATGTGGTTATGGCCCCCACCCCCATGAAAGGGTACGGCCATTGCGGTTCTTTTCGCATTGTCCAATGTTGTGGAAAACCCGGCCGAATGTGCCCAAGGCACCGTGACAAGAATTACCAGGCCCAACATTACATTTCTTACGCTACTGTTCATCCAATCTGTTTTCATTATTTCTCAATCTGTTTTTTTATCGGTATCTATCTATTAAAATCTTTCGGTCAATCGTCATTTAAATGTGAAATGGCCGCTTTCATATAACCCATGGCATAGGCCATACCGGCATGCCAGGGGGCATTACAGGTCATTTGCGGGGTATGATCGGGAATCAAGACCCCTTTAAAATCGTTCTTCTTTAAAATCCTTAGGATTCTGAACATGTCCATATCGCCCTCATCCACAAACACCTCCCTGTAGTTGGGGACCTTGCCCACGATATTCCTAAAGTGGACGTAACTTATTTTTCCTTGCCGGCTATAGGTATCGGTAGCCTCGTACACATCCCCTTCGGTCATTTCGGCTATGGAACCCAAACAGAATTCCAAATTGTTTGACGGGCTAGGGTTCATGTCAAGCAATTTTTGATACATATGGGGTTGGTAGACCAGTCTTGGGGTTTCCCGCACAAAGGGCATGGGGGGATCATCCGGGTGGGCGGCCATCTGGACACCTGCCTCTTCGGCCACCGGCAGGATTTCGTTCAAAAAGTACCGTAGCCTTTCCCATAGTTCGTTGTGGTCAATTTTGGGCACGGTACCTTCAGGAGCACTTTCATCATATACCATATTCCAGACCATGCCGTTGGGTATTGGTGTGGTATCTACCCCTTCCATGCCCACGGAAACCGCTCCACCCCTTGCATATGGACCCCGCATACGTGAAGACACCCCCGCCAGGGAAAAGTTGTAACCAAACACCGGAATGCCGGCCTTACCCACATTCCGGATAAGCTGTTTTAGATTTTCCATTTGGCCTTGTTTTTTGGGACCATCCAAAAGGATATCGTGCCAATGGGCGGGGTCAAAATTTTCGATGCCCTCCAGTTCAAGCCCATGGGAATTGATTTCCTTTTTTAGGGCCTTCAACTCCTCATATGTCCATATTTCATTTGGATTTCCTGCTTTGCCCCAACCTTTTTTATCTCCTATGGGCTGATCTGCATTATCTTGGTTATGCCCAAAATAATCCACCAAATGGACGATTAAATGTGTGGCTCCACATTGCTTCGCAAACTTGTAATGGGCTTCGTTGAGCATATGTCTGTATAATCCGAATCCTAATTTCATTTCTGTTCCATTTCTGTAATGAATTGATTGATTTTATCTTCTGAATAGCCACAAAACTCCTTCAGGATGTCTTTTGCGTCTTCGTTCAACAAGGGAGCAGGTTTGTAGATCTTTTGAGGGGTGTCGCTAAACCATACAGGGAAGCCCGTTGTCCTTACCTTGCCCGCTTTGGGGTGGTCTATTTCTATAATCATATTGTTGTGTTTTATTTGAGGGTCTTTCACCATTTCATCAAAAGTGTTGACCTGGGAGCACCAAATATCCTTTTCCAAAAGGATGTCCAACCATTCTTTGGTGGTCCTGGTCCTGAACACGGCATCAAAGTCCGAACGGATCTCATCCCTACATTCCATAATATTGTTGGAAGCATACTCCCCCGAATCATATTTTTTTGCCCCAATGGCCTGAGCCAGTTTTTGTACTGGGTTCATACCAATGGCGATATAGCTGTCCTGGGTGTGATAAATTCCATAGGGTGCACCCAACCATGGATTGGGGATGCCGCTTTCGCTTCGTTCGGGATTTTCCCCTTTGTGCAAATAGGCCGTTACTTCCTGGATATGGAACCCAACCACCGAATTGAGTAGGTTGGTCTCTATTTTTTGTCCTTTACCTGTAGTGTTTCGGGAATGGATGGCCGCCAAAACGGATTGATTAATGAATAAACTAGTCAATAAATCGGCCTGCCCAACAGCTGTGACCATGGGCATGTCGCCTTTTTTACCGTTCAAAGCGGCACCCCCTCCCATGGACTGTGCCAATAAATCCTGACCCGGCCTTTGCAGGTAGGGACCGGAACCACCATAACCCGAACTT
The sequence above is a segment of the Muricauda sp. SCSIO 64092 genome. Coding sequences within it:
- a CDS encoding mannonate dehydratase, producing the protein MKLGFGLYRHMLNEAHYKFAKQCGATHLIVHLVDYFGHNQDNADQPIGDKKGWGKAGNPNEIWTYEELKALKKEINSHGLELEGIENFDPAHWHDILLDGPKKQGQMENLKQLIRNVGKAGIPVFGYNFSLAGVSSRMRGPYARGGAVSVGMEGVDTTPIPNGMVWNMVYDESAPEGTVPKIDHNELWERLRYFLNEILPVAEEAGVQMAAHPDDPPMPFVRETPRLVYQPHMYQKLLDMNPSPSNNLEFCLGSIAEMTEGDVYEATDTYSRQGKISYVHFRNIVGKVPNYREVFVDEGDMDMFRILRILKKNDFKGVLIPDHTPQMTCNAPWHAGMAYAMGYMKAAISHLNDD
- a CDS encoding CaiB/BaiF CoA transferase family protein, with protein sequence MANNDTENNGPLKGLVVADFTQLAQGPWATQMLGDMGADIIKIEPQKGDWMRHYSYGNMYPNGESISFLSFNRNKRSIALNLKDPKGHAIAKAIISKADILIENFRPGVMERLGLGYADMKQLNPGLIYCSSSGYGGSGPYLQRPGQDLLAQSMGGGAALNGKKGDMPMVTAVGQADLLTSLFINQSVLAAIHSRNTTGKGQKIETNLLNSVVGFHIQEVTAYLHKGENPERSESGIPNPWLGAPYGIYHTQDSYIAIGMNPVQKLAQAIGAKKYDSGEYASNNIMECRDEIRSDFDAVFRTRTTKEWLDILLEKDIWCSQVNTFDEMVKDPQIKHNNMIIEIDHPKAGKVRTTGFPVWFSDTPQKIYKPAPLLNEDAKDILKEFCGYSEDKINQFITEMEQK
- a CDS encoding glycosyl hydrolase-related protein, producing the protein MKTDWMNSSVRNVMLGLVILVTVPWAHSAGFSTTLDNAKRTAMAVPFHGGGGHNHIHEINTAYKLYQMCKNDIEGFHSKIGGGDYQYPSIRDEVNQHMISRASTGLMYFEFLTNTVPETHAGPMVTFAFYSNIDLNLRQPYDVFVNKQLALTFIANEDGTLKILNKESGTMAEYILVKRDLNKDGVGLFRLTLPTAMTGKGKQLRIKVQGHKKGSNSWFMLAKANNLLENLKMSAEEEASFSIKAKDGVMYIDAPTHFAGRTVQIVSDGKKSKKGVFKDQGALAKASITLKAPKKEFRIIYGEDDIAIPLENGTAPNTSDILGAYFYAYNAQVQNGWQASITKLYKPSLFNAYDDFFDRRNEGGKVSVMNSSHQDIAWVDRPEVCIILRDTLVLTPVINDAFTRSDYGFDIEDGLMLREYLNRHPDAQEKITTLLDKKLVSVGASYNCPYEDMYDGEGLVRQFYLGKKWVKKTFGGYDSKVYWNVDVPGKTLQFPQIMKKAGVEYMVISRHAKGMFNWESPDGSAVFTYSPGHYGNDILELSKELSSKMKYAAEQVVYWEPSFKEGHTITPLLSSQDMIPAMDYSDFIEAWNNFESVKDNDGNENKVFFPDMELMTADEFMPLARKNATNIETIRGERPNVWVYIHGPAHHDALTASREASKLLPAAEKFMAIAHTLDSKRMPYPYGDFDKAWQSKIYPDHGWGGHDGDITDNLFKEKLVESRTMGTDLLKKGTKFIANRIKTDDKKGIPVVLFNSLSWERTDPVTVTINLEKGKAKSLEVHSADKDPITTQVSNEVHYEDGSIKSADLVFIAKNIPAIGYATYYVKPTAKPSRKSNPGASMTTYENDFYKISFETGGIGQIYDKELKRNLFKSGDLKAGEVFTLYSEGNGAGEFGDIQQPFMKDFDKVSNHQANWEILSTGDVFTTYRIKQPILHAIVEQDVTIYHELKRVLFETRLLNWSGELYREFRTAFPIAMDNALVTHEVPFGAVKVGQDEIDTAGDRYTALAKDVHPRAIMDWFSASDDDLTVTLSSSVAAFDWIDPTTDSEDTLLQHLLLASRTSCHWEGNEYSQAGDHSYHNILTSHKTGSLEGMRIAEQQNDPLHVVVYPDASAKASLPERLGFFSVDQGNINVSTIKKAEDSDDLVVRMYDMAGKDTKVNMDSFFRMENLQHMNIIEEDPKPTPSMNVSKYGIETFSFQARKK